The following coding sequences are from one Bacteroidia bacterium window:
- a CDS encoding cytochrome C, with translation MKKISFVTLMLLAVTSMSFAQTITGTPHDMSAQAWNTMASNKLCGVCHTPHNAMAVSQAPLWSHTTSSAVYTMYTSAQSSTFNATPGAAPSGNSLLCLSCHDGTVALNNHVGNTLPLGSTLGVAYPTTTTLVGTALTNDHPVSFTYDAALVTADGALRPTTTAALGGTIATKMLFGGKMECASCHNPHNNQYTSFQRMTNNASQLCLTCHIK, from the coding sequence ATGAAAAAAATCAGTTTTGTTACTTTGATGTTACTCGCTGTAACTTCAATGAGTTTTGCTCAAACAATTACAGGTACTCCCCATGATATGAGTGCACAGGCATGGAATACTATGGCTTCAAACAAACTTTGCGGTGTTTGCCATACTCCTCATAATGCAATGGCAGTATCTCAAGCTCCTTTATGGAGTCACACTACTAGCTCTGCGGTATACACAATGTATACAAGTGCTCAGTCATCAACTTTTAATGCAACTCCAGGTGCTGCACCAAGTGGTAATTCATTATTGTGTTTAAGTTGTCATGATGGTACAGTTGCATTAAACAACCATGTTGGTAATACTTTACCATTAGGAAGTACTTTAGGTGTTGCTTATCCAACAACAACAACATTAGTTGGAACTGCTTTAACAAACGACCATCCTGTTTCTTTTACTTATGATGCTGCTTTAGTTACAGCTGATGGTGCTTTAAGACCAACAACAACAGCTGCTTTAGGTGGAACAATTGCAACCAAAATGTTATTTGGTGGTAAAATGGAATGTGCTTCATGCCACAATCCTCACAATAACCAATACACAAGTTTTCAAAGAATGACAAACAATGCTAGTCAGCTTTGTTTAACATGTCATATTAAATAA